A part of Sebastes umbrosus isolate fSebUmb1 chromosome 21, fSebUmb1.pri, whole genome shotgun sequence genomic DNA contains:
- the LOC119480701 gene encoding cytochrome c1-like: MASILGEASVWGIVSEKEGDTDMTETTDEPVLPESGAVGDDEVPGKEVPSEEVPGEEVPCEEVPGEEVPCEEVPSEEVPDEEVPGEEVPCEEVPGEEVPGEGAAAAERPTVPSTSASSAHGTPGSGRVLTDAVLQT; this comes from the exons ATGGCCTCCATACTCGGGGAAGCAAGTGTGTGGGGCATTGTGTcggagaaggagggagacacAGACATGACTGAGACCACAGATGAACCAG TCCTCCCAGAGTCGGGAGCTGTTGGTGATGACGAGGTTCCCGGCAAGGAGGTTCCCAGCGAGGAGGTTCCCGGCGAGGAGGTTCCCTGTGAGGAGGTTCCCGGCGAGGAGGTTCCCTGTGAGGAGGTTCCCAGTGAGGAGGTTCCCGACGAGGAGGTTCCCGGCGAGGAGGTTCCCTGTGAGGAGGTTCCTGGCGAGGAGGTTCCCGGTGAGGGGGCTGCAGCTGCAGAGCGTCCAACTGTCCCCAGCACCAGTGCATCCTCTGCGCATGGCACGCCTGGAAGTGGCCGCGTCCTGACCGACGCTGTCCTGCAGACATAA
- the LOC119480956 gene encoding RNA-binding protein 25-like — TQQEREREREREREREREREREREKERERERERERERETERDREREREREREIERERERERDREREKERERERERERERERERERKRERERERKREREREREREREREREREKEREREKERERERERERERESQESRYTAGEREREREREKERERDKDREREKERERERKREREREREREREREREKERERERKRERKREREREREREREREREREREREREKEREKEREREKEREREEIEREREREKERERDREREREREKERERKRERERERERERERERERERERERERERERERKKEREREREKEREREKERERERERERERERVRRADTQQEREREREREREKERERDKDREREKERERERKRERERERVREREREREREKEREREKEREKERERKRE, encoded by the exons acacagcaggagagagagagagagagagagagagagagagagagagagagagagagagagagagagagagagaaagagagagagagagagagagagagagagagagagagagaaacagagagagacagagagagagagagagagagagagcgagagatagagagagagagagaaagagagagagatagagagagagagaaagagagagagagagagagagagagagagagagagaga gagagagagagagagagaaagagagagagagagagagagagaaagagagagagagagagagagagagagagagagagagagagagagagagagagagagaaagaaagagagagagagaaagagagagagagagagagagagagagagagagagagagagagtcaggagAGCAGATacacagcaggagagagagagagagagagagagagagaaaaagagagagagagagataaagatagagagagagagaaagagagagagagagagagaaagagagagagagagagagagagagaaagagagagagagagagagagagagaaagagagagagagagagagaaagagagagagaaagagagagagagagagagaaagagagagagagagagagagagagagagaaagagagagagaaagagagagagagaaagagagagagaaagagagagagagagagaaagagagagagagaga agagatagagagagagagagagagagagaaagagagagagagagacagagagagagaaagagagagagagaaagagagagagagaaagagagagagagagagagagagaga gagagagagagagagagaaagagagagagagagagagagagagagagagagagagagagagagagagagaaagaaagagagagagagagagagagagaaagaaagagagagagagaaagagagagagagagagagagagagagagagagagagagagagagtcaggagAGCAGATacacagcaggagagagagagagagagagagagagagagagaaaaagagagagagagagataaagatagagagagagagaaagagagagagagagagagaaagagagagagagagagagaaagagtgagagaaagagagagagagagagagagagagaaagagagagagagagagaaagagagagagaaagagagagagagaaagagagag